A window from Zingiber officinale cultivar Zhangliang chromosome 7A, Zo_v1.1, whole genome shotgun sequence encodes these proteins:
- the LOC122001762 gene encoding uncharacterized protein LOC122001762 isoform X2, with product MAESLPLPGLVAGEALPPSPSYRNPDSTPNPPPLPSISRCSAAPPWEAMARAWLASLPIDHYPSASEIDSFIDANSASFPVDTQLLPRSQLHLWILSFHEASSGLNQVSVSDLAEFPYRFQRTDLWKPAYRWLESLDRDELVNAKEVSEWLTANPEVAERLVTKHSRYHTMHYIQRMHLKLLKKKGKLPKGLQLSVAKASLKSANNGVTSQEFVLPGKILNYPIRKEKMVLHKNKEAFLRYELLTDLQNQLTSVLLKQKQATDSKEFQSSFCVKQKPENVTTQSSDIGKNDTRSQIFPGGASLPHGVVNVHIMQVSKPTALSEMMSGRKRKRNPVIVTPAWCYSEASSDASEIDQLSNSRFEEGTTNIWKGDMYSSFSRSSFQRQNILMCLQGREQGFSWRSAHPLGGSPGRNREKWIPFLEGWRSLGKQFEGPAAWLTHRSYSSWVPIWSAYTSSVAVVQPIGRQGVQKVLNVRFHPDGLPQLVCSSNQAPNELLLYNLLSGKAAQLNGHNCRIQAVEFAARGASIVSCSSNLLKVWDCTTGSCLFNLGSVNGDGSTVGHKEKIIAMTVNRWQSCLVVTSGAKGDGKLLLWNALRGELDADLNSSLRPQDQAHPSIIAMEFCSENMLIGGSDCEYGGPAVVQLWDIESPKTCCSFSAHESYITSLKTNPTGNTIITGAGDGTIGLFDIRTCATINHLSVGPGFEVTSVSFSSCGTYFTASGTSNNTLVWDTRVLPMNCVQLAHESNDMRFLRPLHCLSHGKQMPTAEYAGQVPGHVEKGDEGVNDARWLQTEPVLVTVSGDGSCLLYTAWQCGMLPLVNLASDIYLVIKDVLILLL from the exons ATGGCAGAATCCCTTCCCCTCCCAGGCCTTGTCGCCGGAGAAGCCCTCCCTCCCTCCCCCTCATACCGAAATCCTGACTCCACTCCCAACCCTCCACCTCTCCCTTCTATTTCACGATGCTCGGCGGCGCCACCATGGGAGGCGATGGCCCGAGCTTGGCTCGCCTCGCTCCCGATTGACCACTACCCTTCGGCGTCCGAAATTGACAGCTTCATCGACGCCAATTCCGCCTCTTTTCCTGTCGACACCCAGCTCCTACCCCGTTCCCAGCTTCACCTCTGGATTCTCTCCTTCCACGAGGCTTCCTCGGGTTTAAATCAG GTCTCCGTGAGCGATTTGGCGGAGTTTCCATACAGATTCCAACGCACCGACCTGTGGAAACCTGCCTATAGATGGCTGGAATCGTTGGACAGAGATGAGCTGGTTAACGCAAAAGAGGTATCAGAATGGTTGACAGCGAACCCAGAGGTCGCGGAGAGGTTGGTTACCAAACATTCTCGCTACCATACGATGCATTACATACAGAGAATGCATTTGAAGTTGCTCAAGAAAAAAGGAAAATTGCCAAAG GGTTTACAACTATCAGTTGCAAAGGCGTCATTGAAGTCTGCAAATAATGGGGTGACAAGTCAAGAATTTGTTCTTCCAG gTAAAATTTTGAACTATCCAATAAGGAAGGAAAAAATGGTACTGCACAAGAATAAAGAAGCTTTTCTTCGATATGAACT TTTAACGGATTTGCAGAACCAGCTaacaagtgttctgttgaaacaAAAACAAGCAACTGACTCGAAGGAGTTTCAATCTTCTTTTTGTGTGAAACAAAAGCCTGAAAATGTTACTACTCAGTCATCTGACATAGGCAAAAATGACACTCGTAGCCAGATTTTTCCTGGAGGTGCATCTCTCCCTCATGGCGTGGTGAATGTTCATATAATGCAAGTGTCAAAACCTACGGCACTATCTGAAATGATGAGTGGGCGAAAAAGGAAGCGGAACCCTGTCATTGTGACTCCTGCTTGGTGTTACAGTGAAGCATCATCTG ATGCATCTGAAATTGATCAACTATCCAATTCACGTTTTGAAGAAGGAACTACCAATATTTGGAAAGGGGATATGTATTCTTCGTTCTCACGAAGTTCTTTCCAAAGGCAAAACATTCTCATGTGTTTACAGGGGCGTGAACAAGGTTTTAGCTGGAGATCTGCTCATCCTCTAGGTGGTAGTCCAGGAAGAAACCGAGAAAAATGGATTCCATTTCTTGAAG GTTGGAGATCTCTTGGTAAACAGTTTGAAGGGCCTGCTGCATGGCTTACCCATAGAAGCTATTCATCATGGGTTCCTATATGGAGTGCTTATACGTCAAGTGTGGCTGTTGTGCAACCTATTGGCAGG CAAGGAGTTCAAAAGGTTCTTAATGTCAGATTTCACCCAGATGGGCTGCCTCAATTGGTTTGCAGTTCGAATCag GCTCCTAATGAATTACTACTCTATAATCTTCTTTCTGGCAAGGCAGCTCAACTTAATGGTCACAATTGTCGG ATCCAAGCTGTTGAATTTGCAGCAAGGGGTGCTAGTATAGTTTCATGTAGTTCCAACTTGTTGAAG GTATGGGACTGTACAACTGGGTCTTGTCTCTTTAACTTGGGGTCAGTGAATGGTGATGGATCAACAGTTGGGCACAAGGAAAAAATCATTGCTATGACAGTCAATCGCTGGCAGTCAT GTCTTGTTGTCACCAGTGGTGCAAAAGGAGATGGAAAACTTCTATTATGGAATGCTTTGAGAGGTGAACTTGATGCTGATCTTAATTCAAGCTTGAG ACCACAAGATCAGGCTCATCCTTCAATTATTGCAATGGAGTTCTGTAGCGAAAACATGTTAATAGGTGGGAGTGACTGTGAGTATGGTGGTCCTGCAGTAGTGCAATTATGGGATATCGAGTCTCCAAAGACATGTTGTTCTTTTTCTGCACATGAATCT TATATTACTTCGTTGAAAACAAACCCAACTGGCAACACTATCATCACAG GTGCGGGTGATGGGACTATTGGTTTATTTGACATCCGGACTTGTGCTACAATCAATCATCTCTCTGTGGGCCCTGGTTTTGAG GTGACGTCTGTTTCTTTTAGTAGTTGTGGAACCTATTTTACTGCATCTGGCACATCAAATAATACCTTGGTATGGGATACACGAGTTTTGCCAATGAACTGTGTCCAACTAGCCCATGAAAGCAATGATATGCGTTTCTTAAGGCCTTTGCATTGTTTGAGCCATGGGAAGCAAATGCCAACTGCTGAATATGCAGGTCAAGTTCCTGG